Proteins co-encoded in one Stenotrophomonas maltophilia genomic window:
- the tssH gene encoding type VI secretion system ATPase TssH — MSINLKTLISKLDDTCRLAAERAANLCMARGNYEVDLEHLFLALLEQPQSDFVLIARRSGILPESLERDLNDEISQFKTGNSRTPVFSQHIPKLFEHAWLIASLDSETTRIRSGHLLLALLTEPDLSQLAYRGSKLFVRFKRDELKHDFAKLTEGSQEAVQTVRFADASAPGEGDQEEGVVPGEAKGGLSKTPALDQFTTNLTQRAREGKIDPVIGRDGEIRQVIDILMRRRQNNPILTGEAGVGKTAVVEGLARRIADKDVPDVLQGVELHTLDMGLLQAGASVKGEFENRLKNVIEEVKKSPHPIILFIDEAHTMIGAGGTAGQNDAANLLKPALARGELRTIAATTWGEYKKYFEKDAALARRFQVVKVEEPSEALAAAMLRGMVGLMEAHFNIRVLDEAVTEAVRLSHRYISGRQLPDKAVSVLDTACAKVALGQSATPAIIEDTRKHLDRLQAEIAALQRETAGGSDQHADRLTELHTQQAEAQAVLASNEERLGRERELASQIAALRQQLEQGGDETRDTDAAADDADGDVAVAKPATKRGKARPELSPQHAELARLQAELRELQGETPMVPLQVDGTVVAEIVSAWTGVPLGRMVKDEIRTVRTLGTLLVERVIGQDHALDAIAQRVRTATAKLEDPNKPRGVFMFVGPSGVGKTETALALADILYGGERKLVTINMSEYQEAHSVSGLKGSPPGYVGYGEGGVLTEAVRRNPYSVVLLDEVEKAHPDVLEMFFQVFDKGMMDDAEGREIDFRNTLIILTSNIGSSQIMQACLNKPAEEIPGAEALSDALRPVLMRTFKPAFLGRLKVVPYYPINDDVLAQIITLKLGRIRDRVIANHKATFSWDDSLVEAVLARCTEVDSGARNVDHILNGTLLPEIAESVLAAMAEGNRINAIKVTAGKKGDFKYKVS, encoded by the coding sequence ATGAGCATCAACCTCAAGACCCTGATCAGCAAACTGGACGACACCTGCCGGCTGGCGGCCGAGCGGGCGGCGAACCTGTGCATGGCGCGCGGCAACTACGAGGTGGACCTGGAGCACCTGTTCCTGGCCCTGCTTGAACAGCCGCAGAGCGATTTCGTGCTGATCGCACGGCGCAGCGGCATCCTGCCCGAATCGCTGGAACGTGACCTCAACGACGAGATCAGCCAGTTCAAGACCGGCAACAGCCGCACCCCGGTGTTCTCCCAGCACATTCCCAAACTGTTCGAGCATGCCTGGCTGATCGCCTCGCTGGATTCGGAGACCACCCGCATCCGCAGTGGTCACCTGCTGCTGGCGCTGCTGACCGAGCCGGATCTTTCGCAGCTGGCCTACCGCGGCTCGAAGCTGTTCGTGCGCTTCAAGCGCGACGAACTCAAGCACGATTTCGCCAAGCTCACCGAGGGCTCGCAGGAAGCGGTGCAGACCGTGCGCTTCGCCGACGCCTCGGCGCCGGGCGAGGGCGATCAGGAAGAGGGCGTGGTGCCGGGTGAGGCCAAGGGCGGCCTGTCGAAGACGCCGGCGCTGGACCAGTTCACCACCAACCTGACCCAGCGGGCGCGCGAGGGCAAGATCGACCCGGTGATCGGTCGCGACGGCGAGATCCGCCAGGTGATCGACATCCTGATGCGCCGCCGCCAGAACAACCCGATCCTGACCGGCGAGGCCGGCGTCGGCAAGACCGCCGTGGTGGAAGGGCTGGCTCGGCGGATTGCCGACAAGGATGTGCCGGACGTGCTGCAGGGCGTGGAACTGCACACGCTGGACATGGGCCTGCTGCAGGCCGGCGCCAGCGTCAAGGGTGAGTTCGAAAACCGCCTGAAGAACGTGATCGAAGAGGTCAAGAAGAGCCCGCATCCGATCATCCTGTTCATCGACGAGGCGCACACGATGATCGGCGCCGGTGGCACCGCCGGCCAGAACGATGCGGCCAACCTGCTGAAGCCGGCGCTGGCGCGCGGCGAGTTGCGCACCATCGCTGCGACCACCTGGGGCGAGTACAAGAAGTACTTCGAGAAGGACGCAGCGCTGGCCCGTCGCTTCCAGGTGGTCAAGGTCGAAGAGCCGAGCGAAGCCCTGGCTGCGGCGATGCTGCGCGGCATGGTCGGGTTGATGGAAGCGCACTTCAACATCCGCGTGCTGGACGAGGCGGTGACCGAGGCCGTGCGCCTGTCGCACCGCTATATCAGCGGCCGCCAGCTGCCGGACAAGGCGGTCAGCGTGCTCGACACCGCCTGTGCCAAGGTTGCGTTGGGCCAGAGCGCCACGCCGGCCATCATCGAAGATACGCGCAAGCACCTGGACCGCCTGCAGGCGGAAATCGCAGCGCTGCAGCGCGAGACCGCCGGCGGCAGCGACCAGCATGCTGATCGCCTGACCGAACTGCATACGCAGCAGGCCGAAGCGCAGGCCGTGCTGGCCAGCAATGAAGAGCGTCTGGGCCGCGAGCGCGAGCTGGCCAGCCAGATCGCCGCGTTGCGCCAGCAGCTGGAGCAGGGCGGCGACGAAACGCGCGACACCGACGCTGCCGCCGACGACGCCGATGGCGATGTGGCCGTGGCCAAGCCGGCCACCAAGCGTGGCAAGGCCAGGCCGGAACTGTCGCCGCAGCACGCCGAGCTGGCGCGCTTGCAGGCTGAACTGCGCGAGCTGCAGGGCGAGACCCCGATGGTGCCGTTGCAGGTCGATGGCACCGTGGTCGCCGAGATCGTTTCGGCCTGGACCGGCGTGCCGCTGGGCCGCATGGTCAAGGACGAGATCCGCACCGTGCGTACCCTGGGCACGCTGCTGGTTGAACGTGTGATCGGCCAGGACCACGCCCTGGATGCAATCGCCCAGCGCGTGCGCACCGCGACCGCCAAGCTGGAAGACCCGAACAAGCCGCGCGGCGTGTTCATGTTCGTCGGCCCGTCCGGCGTCGGCAAGACCGAGACCGCGCTGGCGCTGGCCGACATCCTGTACGGCGGCGAGCGCAAGCTGGTCACCATCAACATGAGCGAATACCAGGAAGCGCACAGCGTGTCGGGCCTGAAGGGCTCGCCGCCGGGTTATGTGGGCTATGGCGAAGGTGGTGTGCTGACCGAGGCGGTGCGCCGGAACCCGTACAGCGTGGTGCTGCTGGACGAGGTCGAGAAGGCCCATCCGGATGTGCTGGAGATGTTCTTCCAGGTGTTCGACAAGGGCATGATGGACGACGCGGAGGGCCGCGAGATCGACTTCCGCAACACGCTGATCATCCTCACCTCCAACATCGGCTCCTCGCAGATCATGCAGGCCTGCCTGAACAAGCCGGCCGAGGAAATCCCTGGCGCGGAAGCGCTGTCCGATGCGCTGCGGCCGGTGCTGATGCGCACTTTCAAGCCGGCCTTCCTCGGCCGCTTGAAGGTGGTGCCGTACTACCCCATCAACGATGACGTGCTGGCGCAGATCATCACGCTCAAGCTCGGCCGCATCCGCGACCGCGTCATCGCCAATCACAAGGCCACCTTCAGCTGGGACGACAGCCTGGTGGAGGCCGTGCTTGCACGTTGCACCGAAGTGGACTCGGGTGCGCGCAACGTTGACCACATCCTCAATGGAACCCTGCTGCCGGAAATCGCCGAGAGCGTGCTGGCGGCAATGGCCGAAGGGAATCGGATCAACGCCATCAAGGTCACCGCCGGCAAGAAGGGTGACTTCAAATACAAAGTGTCATGA
- the tssE gene encoding type VI secretion system baseplate subunit TssE — MKGLEPSLLEKLFDDAPKQPGAGPVFKSVSLEQYKESIAGDLEGLLNSRAAFQEGDMKEFPNCRQSLLTYGLADFSAMSLANAYDRAAICRSLEQAVARHERRLRNVNVHLDAGNQFAGGLHFTIHALLDLEPAREPVSFDAMLQPSTLQYQVTRARRTQAA; from the coding sequence ATGAAGGGACTCGAACCCAGCCTGCTGGAAAAACTGTTCGACGACGCCCCCAAGCAACCGGGCGCCGGGCCGGTCTTCAAGTCCGTCTCGCTTGAGCAGTACAAGGAATCCATTGCCGGCGACCTGGAGGGGCTGCTGAACTCGCGCGCCGCGTTCCAGGAGGGCGACATGAAGGAATTTCCCAACTGCCGGCAGTCGCTGCTGACCTACGGGCTGGCCGATTTCTCGGCCATGAGCCTGGCCAATGCCTACGACCGGGCGGCCATCTGCCGTTCGCTGGAGCAGGCCGTGGCGCGTCATGAGCGCCGCCTGCGCAATGTCAACGTGCATCTTGATGCCGGCAACCAGTTCGCCGGCGGGCTGCATTTCACCATCCACGCGCTGCTGGACCTGGAGCCGGCGCGCGAGCCGGTCAGTTTCGATGCGATGCTGCAGCCGTCGACCCTGCAGTACCAGGTCACCCGCGCACGCCGTACGCAGGCCGCCTGA
- the tssF gene encoding type VI secretion system baseplate subunit TssF has translation MQDLLPYYERELAYLRRYGREFAERYPKIAGRLQLSAEGSQDPHVERLIEAFALLSARVSKRIEDDYPEFTDALLDVLYPHYLRPFPSCSIAHFDMEGVASKLSAPVRVPRGTALQSRPVRGVPCDFRTAYDVVLAPVGVQQVVYRSVADAPMATTLPAGSGGQISMGFQLLSDQLGFHQLGTDRLRLFLDGEPSVRAALRDALMLGVKAAYVESDGDGRWRRLDNVPLSPVGFADDEALIDFPARSHPAYRLLTELFAYPEKFGFVDLHLPALTASASRRFTLHLVLQAQGQDRDNTMVLEELGPHNLRLGCTPIVNLFQTSGEPIRVTHRTVNYPVLADARRAFAYEVHSIDSVHRIRQTPQGELIQAFRPFYSLHHGEDPERTGQYWVARRDEDIARQSPGFETEISFVDLSFNPVLPQTDTVSLELTCSNRDLPNQLAFGVAGGDLNIEGGSPARAISLLRKPSKPLRFRHGRNAQWRLISHLSLNQLSLTASGLPALKEMLRLYDLSGSTVSARQIDGILELQQTPVTTWMHGRQFASVVRGLEIRLTLNEAHFVGTGVAAFAQVMDHFFALYVHANSFTRLVLVSGDSGEEIVRCPARSGESILA, from the coding sequence ATGCAGGATCTGCTGCCCTATTACGAACGCGAACTGGCCTATCTCCGTCGCTACGGGCGTGAGTTCGCCGAGCGCTACCCGAAGATCGCCGGGCGCCTGCAGCTGTCTGCCGAAGGCAGCCAGGACCCGCATGTCGAGCGCCTGATCGAAGCCTTCGCGCTGCTCAGTGCGCGCGTGTCCAAGCGCATCGAGGATGACTATCCTGAGTTCACCGATGCGCTGCTGGACGTGCTGTATCCGCACTACCTGCGGCCGTTTCCGTCCTGCTCGATCGCCCATTTCGATATGGAAGGCGTGGCCTCCAAACTGAGCGCGCCGGTGCGCGTGCCGCGTGGCACCGCCCTGCAGAGCCGCCCGGTGCGGGGCGTGCCCTGCGATTTCCGCACCGCCTACGACGTGGTGCTGGCGCCGGTCGGCGTGCAGCAGGTGGTGTACCGCAGCGTGGCTGATGCGCCGATGGCCACCACGCTGCCCGCCGGCAGCGGCGGCCAGATCTCGATGGGGTTCCAACTGCTGTCCGACCAGCTCGGTTTCCACCAGCTGGGCACCGATCGCCTGCGATTGTTCCTCGACGGTGAGCCGTCGGTGCGCGCCGCGCTGCGCGATGCGTTGATGCTGGGGGTCAAGGCGGCCTATGTGGAATCCGATGGCGACGGCCGTTGGCGCCGCCTGGACAACGTGCCGTTGAGCCCGGTCGGCTTTGCCGACGATGAAGCCTTGATCGATTTCCCGGCGCGCTCGCATCCGGCCTACCGGCTGCTGACCGAACTGTTCGCCTATCCGGAGAAATTCGGTTTCGTCGACCTGCACCTGCCAGCCCTGACCGCCAGTGCCAGCCGCCGCTTCACCCTGCATCTGGTGCTGCAGGCGCAGGGCCAGGACCGTGACAACACGATGGTGCTGGAAGAGTTGGGGCCGCACAATCTGCGCCTGGGCTGCACCCCCATCGTCAACCTGTTCCAGACCAGTGGCGAACCGATCCGGGTCACCCACCGCACGGTGAACTATCCGGTGCTGGCCGACGCGCGCCGTGCCTTCGCCTACGAGGTGCACTCGATCGATTCGGTGCACCGCATCCGGCAGACGCCGCAGGGCGAGCTGATCCAGGCCTTCCGCCCGTTCTATTCACTGCATCATGGCGAAGATCCCGAGCGCACTGGCCAGTACTGGGTGGCGCGCCGTGATGAGGACATCGCCCGGCAGAGCCCGGGCTTTGAGACCGAGATCAGCTTCGTCGACCTCTCGTTCAACCCGGTGCTGCCGCAGACCGATACGGTCAGCCTGGAGCTGACCTGCAGCAATCGCGACCTGCCCAACCAGCTCGCCTTTGGCGTCGCTGGCGGTGATCTCAACATCGAAGGCGGCAGCCCGGCCAGGGCGATCAGCCTGCTGCGCAAGCCGAGCAAGCCGCTGCGGTTCCGTCATGGTCGCAATGCACAATGGCGCCTGATCTCGCACCTGTCGTTGAACCAGCTGTCACTGACCGCCAGCGGCCTGCCGGCGCTGAAGGAGATGCTGCGCCTGTACGACCTGTCCGGCAGCACCGTCTCAGCACGGCAGATCGACGGCATCCTTGAACTGCAGCAGACCCCGGTGACCACCTGGATGCATGGCCGCCAGTTCGCCTCGGTGGTGCGTGGCCTGGAGATCCGCCTGACCCTCAATGAAGCCCACTTCGTGGGTACTGGTGTGGCTGCCTTCGCCCAGGTGATGGACCACTTCTTTGCACTGTATGTGCATGCCAACAGCTTTACCCGACTGGTGCTGGTGTCCGGCGACAGCGGAGAGGAGATCGTCCGATGCCCAGCGCGCAGCGGCGAATCGATCCTGGCGTAG
- the tssG gene encoding type VI secretion system baseplate subunit TssG — protein MPSAQRRIDPGVAQQLLTEPHRFQFFQAVRLLEQVFQRQGVKPGQAVPMRVRFRNSLSLGFPATELSAEGEVYSLKGERLQGREAIEQALHGEELAEVHLTPQFMGLLGTAGALPLHYTETLQLRELYQRDRTARAFLDIFSTRAVSLHYAAWKKHRLALQYELDRRERFLPLVLSLLGMGMSELRDRLHEGEGEIFDQAVAYYAGAVRQRPVSAMLMQRVLSDYFQVPLHLEQFVGAWYRVPAGQATRLGQANAVLGASALAGDRVWQRDLRLRLRIGPLRRDQFDAFLPGGSAAEALSKWLSLLTGGILEYEVRLVLRAEDVQGSALGGGGGVRLGWDSYLCTQTQTTSREDTTYGIHTLQ, from the coding sequence ATGCCCAGCGCGCAGCGGCGAATCGATCCTGGCGTAGCCCAGCAGCTGCTCACCGAACCGCACCGCTTCCAGTTCTTCCAGGCGGTGCGGTTGCTGGAGCAGGTGTTCCAGCGCCAGGGCGTCAAGCCCGGCCAGGCCGTGCCGATGCGGGTGCGCTTCCGCAACTCGCTGTCGCTGGGTTTCCCGGCCACCGAGCTGTCGGCCGAGGGCGAGGTCTATTCGCTCAAGGGCGAGCGTCTGCAGGGACGTGAAGCCATCGAGCAGGCCCTGCATGGCGAGGAGCTGGCCGAGGTCCATCTGACCCCGCAGTTCATGGGCCTGCTGGGTACGGCCGGTGCGCTGCCGCTGCACTACACCGAGACCCTGCAGCTGCGCGAGCTGTACCAGCGCGACCGCACCGCGCGCGCGTTCCTGGATATCTTCTCCACCCGCGCGGTGTCGCTGCACTACGCTGCCTGGAAGAAGCACCGGCTGGCGCTGCAGTACGAACTGGATCGGCGCGAGCGCTTCCTGCCGCTGGTGCTGTCGCTGCTCGGCATGGGCATGAGCGAGCTGCGCGATCGCCTGCACGAAGGCGAGGGCGAGATCTTCGACCAGGCCGTGGCCTATTACGCGGGTGCGGTGCGCCAGCGCCCGGTGTCGGCGATGCTGATGCAGCGTGTGCTGTCGGACTACTTCCAGGTGCCGCTGCACCTGGAGCAGTTCGTCGGGGCCTGGTATCGCGTGCCGGCGGGGCAGGCCACCCGTCTGGGCCAGGCCAATGCCGTGCTGGGCGCCAGTGCGCTGGCCGGTGACCGGGTCTGGCAGCGCGACCTGCGCCTGCGCCTGCGCATCGGTCCGCTGCGCCGCGACCAGTTCGACGCGTTCCTGCCCGGTGGCAGTGCCGCCGAGGCGCTCAGCAAATGGCTGTCGCTGCTGACCGGCGGCATTCTTGAATACGAAGTGCGGCTGGTGCTGCGCGCCGAGGATGTGCAGGGCAGCGCACTCGGCGGCGGTGGTGGCGTCCGCCTTGGCTGGGACAGCTACCTGTGTACCCAGACGCAGACCACTTCCCGTGAGGACACCACCTATGGCATCCACACGTTGCAATGA
- the tssI gene encoding type VI secretion system Vgr family protein, with translation MDLVNNLRAALAGPSHAQRFLRLHTSLGSDVLVAETLDGVEQIDGLGFQWTITALSLDAGLQLAPLIGQGALLQLQQADGSVRPLHGRITAAERLGSNGGLARYRLRLQPWLAFLSQRVDSYVFHDKTVVEIVEDLFADYSGLAPAWRWSLGDASQYARRSLTTQYQESDLAFVQRLLAEEGIYYWFEHAGEPGGTDFGAHTLVLADHSHDTAELGSVRFHRRDESERSDSVQQWSTAHRWRPGKVERATWDYRTLERRQASAEAAQSNDLGIVDRDTCGPYGWQDNARGQRRAQQHLDALRVRAHTIDGAGQWRALAPGARFGLSQHPQVGEDAQFLCLSVHHQARNNLDADVFDALEQALGPSSVAAPALPGALSGLAYGDAPGEVSTAFYDNRFVAIPAEVSYRPQTEDGHGAHLHPRPTITGTLSAIVVSDGEPLLSDRDHRIKVQFPWQRGGNASSGLAHPGGDDNAPANGGAWTWVRVMTPWAGDNWGGVVLPRRGQEVLVAFLEGDIDRPVVVGAVYNGRGQQDAPHNQINGGGASATGNAAAWFEGNDHAAVYTGFKSQALADSQGGTGGYQQLRFDDTPGQGRAQLSTTQHETTLTLGHLKGGQDNVREGERGFGVELSTQAQGALRAGRGLLLTTEQGTPQMAAPQALSQLQESQQLLQQLAESAVNQQAQLPNDPTELPVDATLTELQETLRATHSGSAAGSIAGGDGEAPGWSAPVLLGSGVAGVLSLTPADQVWVSGTHTTLASGVALNWMTQGSLTMAVSGGLVLYTAGVQPSGESPNQERGIALHAAQGKVSARAHKHQMIVAAKTQVRIASTEADVQLSAPSKHLLATAAGAYIRIEGDNIELGAPGKVEFKASQRDWVGPASVTAPLVLPNPADAYKLKYVLRDYAGQPMPNSPYVLVMPDGSTREGTTNAQGETEQVVTKGPQNIHLFVGDGETKHEGYYLNDEA, from the coding sequence ATGGACCTGGTAAACAACCTGCGGGCGGCCCTGGCCGGCCCCTCGCACGCACAGCGCTTCCTGCGGCTGCACACGTCGCTGGGAAGCGACGTGCTGGTCGCCGAAACCCTCGATGGTGTCGAGCAGATCGACGGCCTCGGCTTCCAGTGGACGATCACCGCCCTGTCGCTGGACGCCGGGCTGCAGCTGGCACCGCTGATCGGGCAGGGCGCGCTGCTGCAGCTGCAACAGGCCGATGGCAGCGTGCGCCCGCTGCATGGCCGCATCACCGCCGCCGAGCGGCTGGGCAGCAACGGCGGCCTGGCCCGCTACCGGCTGCGCCTGCAGCCGTGGCTGGCGTTCCTGTCACAGCGGGTGGACAGCTACGTCTTCCACGACAAGACCGTGGTCGAGATCGTCGAAGACCTGTTTGCCGACTACAGCGGGCTGGCCCCGGCCTGGCGCTGGTCGCTGGGTGACGCCAGCCAGTACGCACGACGCAGCCTGACCACCCAGTACCAGGAGAGCGACCTGGCCTTCGTCCAGCGCCTGCTGGCCGAAGAGGGCATCTATTACTGGTTCGAGCATGCCGGCGAGCCCGGCGGCACGGACTTCGGCGCGCACACGCTGGTGCTGGCCGACCACAGCCACGACACCGCCGAACTGGGCAGCGTGCGCTTCCATCGCCGCGACGAAAGCGAGCGCAGCGACAGCGTGCAGCAGTGGTCCACCGCGCACCGCTGGCGACCGGGCAAGGTCGAGCGTGCGACCTGGGACTACCGCACCCTGGAGCGGCGCCAGGCCAGCGCCGAGGCCGCGCAGAGCAACGACCTCGGCATCGTCGACCGCGACACCTGCGGCCCCTACGGCTGGCAGGACAACGCCCGCGGCCAGCGCCGCGCGCAGCAGCATCTGGACGCGCTGCGCGTGCGCGCGCATACCATCGACGGTGCCGGCCAATGGCGGGCACTGGCGCCGGGCGCGCGCTTCGGCCTGTCGCAGCATCCGCAGGTGGGCGAGGACGCACAGTTCCTGTGCCTGTCGGTGCACCACCAGGCACGCAACAACCTCGATGCCGACGTGTTCGATGCACTGGAGCAGGCACTGGGCCCCTCCAGCGTGGCCGCGCCGGCATTGCCGGGCGCGCTGTCCGGGTTGGCCTACGGCGATGCCCCCGGCGAGGTGTCCACCGCGTTCTACGACAACCGCTTCGTCGCCATTCCGGCCGAGGTGAGCTACCGGCCGCAGACCGAGGACGGCCACGGCGCGCATCTGCATCCGCGCCCGACCATCACCGGCACGCTCAGCGCGATCGTGGTCAGTGACGGCGAGCCGCTGCTGTCCGACCGCGACCACCGCATCAAGGTGCAGTTCCCGTGGCAGCGCGGCGGCAACGCCAGCAGCGGGCTGGCCCATCCCGGTGGTGACGACAACGCCCCGGCCAACGGTGGCGCCTGGACCTGGGTGCGGGTGATGACGCCCTGGGCCGGCGACAACTGGGGCGGCGTGGTGCTGCCGCGGCGCGGCCAGGAAGTGCTGGTGGCGTTCCTGGAAGGCGACATCGACCGCCCGGTGGTGGTCGGTGCGGTCTACAACGGGCGCGGCCAGCAGGACGCACCGCACAACCAGATCAATGGCGGGGGCGCCAGCGCCACCGGCAACGCCGCCGCCTGGTTCGAGGGCAATGACCACGCCGCGGTGTACACCGGCTTCAAGAGCCAGGCGCTGGCCGACAGCCAGGGCGGTACCGGCGGCTACCAGCAGCTGCGCTTCGACGACACGCCCGGGCAGGGCCGCGCGCAGCTGTCCACCACCCAGCACGAGACCACGCTGACCCTGGGCCACCTGAAGGGCGGCCAGGACAACGTGCGCGAGGGCGAGCGCGGCTTTGGCGTGGAGCTGTCCACCCAGGCCCAGGGCGCGCTGCGCGCCGGCCGTGGCCTGCTGCTGACTACCGAACAGGGCACGCCACAGATGGCGGCGCCGCAGGCATTGAGCCAGCTGCAGGAAAGCCAGCAGCTGCTGCAGCAGCTGGCCGAATCGGCGGTCAACCAGCAGGCGCAGCTGCCCAACGACCCGACCGAACTGCCGGTGGACGCCACGCTGACCGAATTGCAGGAGACGCTGCGCGCCACCCACAGCGGCAGCGCCGCCGGCAGCATCGCCGGGGGCGATGGCGAAGCGCCGGGCTGGAGTGCGCCGGTACTGCTGGGCAGTGGCGTGGCCGGCGTGCTGAGCCTGACCCCGGCCGACCAGGTGTGGGTGAGCGGCACCCACACCACGCTGGCCAGCGGCGTGGCGCTGAACTGGATGACGCAGGGCTCACTGACGATGGCGGTGTCCGGCGGGCTGGTGCTGTACACCGCCGGCGTGCAGCCCAGCGGTGAAAGCCCGAACCAGGAGCGCGGCATCGCGCTGCACGCCGCGCAGGGCAAGGTGAGTGCGCGCGCGCACAAGCACCAGATGATCGTGGCAGCCAAGACCCAGGTGCGTATCGCCAGCACTGAGGCGGATGTGCAGCTGTCGGCACCGAGCAAGCATCTGCTGGCGACGGCGGCTGGTGCCTACATCCGCATTGAGGGCGACAACATCGAGCTGGGCGCGCCGGGCAAGGTGGAGTTCAAGGCCAGCCAGCGGGATTGGGTGGGGCCGGCGAGTGTTACTGCGCCGCTCGTTCTGCCGAATCCTGCAGATGCCTACAAGCTCAAGTACGTGCTTCGCGACTATGCGGGACAGCCGATGCCGAACTCGCCGTACGTTCTGGTCATGCCCGATGGGAGTACACGGGAGGGCACCACCAATGCGCAGGGTGAAACCGAGCAGGTGGTGACCAAAGGCCCGCAGAACATCCATCTCTTCGTCGGCGACGGTGAAACCAAGCACGAAGGCTATTACCTCAACGACGAAGCGTAA